A portion of the Aquila chrysaetos chrysaetos chromosome 4, bAquChr1.4, whole genome shotgun sequence genome contains these proteins:
- the TRIB1 gene encoding tribbles homolog 1 produces the protein MDKPAAAISRRDAHPSVAASNYFSAESAADGGHGPRFRRGERRDAPSAYRPPLAPRPFPFPSMSRPASLLPAARCRSAPAKRLQPLHDGPAEETPAAKYPRLADCGPPDCLSAPGSPCSPASPPAGGGAAGPSLIASYLLLPLAEREQVSRALSVSSGRELRCKVFPLKHYQDKIRPYIQLPSHRNITGVVEVILGDTKAYVFFEKDFGDMHSYVRSCKRLREEEAARLFKQIVSAVAHCHQSAIVLGDLKLRKFVFSNEERTQLRLESLEDTHIIKGEDDALSDKHGCPAYVSPEILNTTGTYSGKSADVWSLGVMLYTLLVGRYPFHDSDPSTLFSKIRRGQFCIPDHVSPKARCLIRSLLRREPSERLTAPEILLHPWFEAVLEPGYTDQETGTSDQIVPEYHGDSDDISSFFC, from the exons ATGGATAAACCCGCTGCTGCCATTTCCAGAAGAGACGCTCATCCTTCGGTTGCcg cctccAACTACTTTAGCGCGGAGTCGGCAGCAGATGGTGGACACGGCCCGAGGTTTCGGCGGGGAGAGCGAAGGGATGCGCCAAGCGCGTACCGCCCGCCCTTAGCTCCGCGCCCGTTCCCGTTCCCCTCCATGAGCCGCCCCGCGTCTCTCCTGCCGGCCGCCCGCTGCCGCAGCGCTCCGGCTAAGCGGCTCCAGCCTCTCCACGACGGCCCCGCCGAAGAAACGCCGGCCGCCAAGTACCCTCGCCTGGCCGACTGCGGACCCCCGGATTGCCTCAGCGCTCCCGGGTCGCCTTGTTCGCCGGCTTCACCCCCCGCcggcgggggagcggcgggTCCCAGCCTGATCGCCTCGtacctgctgctgccgctggcCGAGCGGGAGCAGGTGTCGAGGGCGTTGAGCGTGAGCTCCGGCCGGGAGCTGCGCTGCAAG GTGTTCCCCCTCAAACACTACCAGGACAAGATCCGGCCTTACATTCAGCTGCCGTCGCACAGAAACATCACCGGGGTCGTCGAAGTCATCCTCGGGGACACCAAGGCCTATGTCTTCTTTGAAAAGGACTTTGGGGACATGCACTCCTACGTGAGGAGCTGCAAGAGGCtgagggaagaggaggctgcCCGGCTGTTCAAGCAGATTGTCTCCGCTGTAGCTCACTGCCACCAGTCGGCCATCGTACTTGGTGACCTCAAGCTCAGGAAATTTGTCTTCTCTAATGAAGAAAG GACTCAGCTGCGGCTGGAGAGCCTGGAAGACACGCACATCATCAAAGGCGAAGATGATGCGCTCTCAGACAAGCACGGCTGCCCGGCGTACGTCAGCCCTGAGATCCTAAACACAACAGGGACTTACTCTGGAAAATCGGCTGACGTGTGGAGTTTGGGAGTGATGCTCTATACTCTGCTGGTGGGACGCTATCCCTTCCATGACTCGGACCCTAGCactctgttttccaaaatcCGCCGTGGACAGTTCTGTATTCCTGACCACGTCTCCCCCAAAGCCCGATGCCTCATCCGCAGCCTCCTGCGGCGGGAGCCCTCTGAAAGACTCACTGCTCCGGAGATCTTGCTTCACCCTTGGTTCGAGGCGGTCTTGGAGCCTGGATATACAGACCAGGAGACGGGAACTTCGGATCAAATTGTTCCAGAATACCATGGAGACAGTGACGATATTAGTTCCTTCTTCTGCTAA